One Castanea sativa cultivar Marrone di Chiusa Pesio chromosome 4, ASM4071231v1 DNA window includes the following coding sequences:
- the LOC142632837 gene encoding metalloendoproteinase 5-MMP-like: MATNLSLLLSIILLLLVIQPIRGRSFKSLQHLKGSHKGQTVKGLHEVKHYLNLFNYLKLNHNIGLSNDHASVKDKDEFDEHLGCAIKSFQKNFLLNVTGRIKSSTLDKMITPRCGVTDHDDNMSLNYALFNGKPKWEKNYLTHTFDSSVKPEVIQKLGPAVQQGFKNGSKGHNLHLWRHDTVPNLTL; this comes from the coding sequence ATGGCTACaaatctctctcttcttttatcaattatacTTCTCCTTCTCGTAATACAGCCTATTAGAGGACGCTCTTTCAAGTCCCTCCAACATCTTAAGGGATCTCACAAGGGCCAAACAGTGAAAGGACTGCATGAGGTCAAACACTAtctaaatttattcaactaCTTAAAGTTAAACCACAACATTGGTTTAAGCAATGATCATGCTAGTGTAAAAGACAAGGATGAGTTTGATGAACATTTGGGATGCGCAATAAAATCTTTCCAGAAGAATTTTCTACTCAATGTTACGGGGAGGATCAAGTCTAGCACCCTTGATAAAATGATAACACCACGGTGTGGAGTAACTGATCATGATGACAACATGAGTCTGAATTATGCATTGTTCAATGGAAAGCCAAAATGGGAGAAGAACTATCTCACCCATACCTTTGATTCAAGTGTCAAGCCTGAGGTAATACAAAAGTTAGGACCTGCAGTGCAACAGGGTTTCAAGAATGGCTCAAAAGGACACAATTTACATTTGTGGAGGCACGACACGGTTCCAAATCTAACATTGTGA